Within Sorangiineae bacterium MSr11367, the genomic segment CGATCAGCCATCAGGATACTCGGAGCCATTCATGCCCGTACGCGCATCCCGCGTTGGGTTCTTTCCGTCGGAGCATTCTCGGCTGCGGCCGCGCCCATCTTGTATGAGGCGCCCGCGTATGCCCAGCAAGGCGCGGCGGTTCTTACCGGAAAGGTCGTCGATGCTTCGACGAAGAAAGGGGTCAAGGACGCGGTCGTCACCGTGACGTCTCCCGCCCTCCAGGGCGAGCAGATCGTCACGACGGACAACACCGGCACCTACCGCATCCCGTCGCTGCCGCCGGGCGTGTACACGCTGAACCTCGACAAAGAGGGATTCCGCGCATACCAGCGCGCCGACATTCAGCTTCGTGCGGACGCGACCATCCGTCTCGACGCGGACCTGCTCCCCGAAGGCCTGAAGGCCGAAGAGGTGGTCATCGTCGCGCATTCGCCCACCGTCGACATCGGCTCGACGACCAGCGGTGCCAACATCAACAGCGACTTCACCTCCCGCATCCCGGTCACCAACCCGGGCGCACGCGGCGGTGCGCAGCGCAGCTTCGAGTCCGTGGCCGAGGCCACGCCGGGCGCGAGTGCCGACCTTTACGGCACGTCGATCAACGGAACGACCTCGCCCGAGAACTCGTACGTCATCGACGGCTTGCGCACGAACAGCTCCAAGTACGGCGTCAACGGTTCTCCGTTGTCCATCGAGTTCGTCAAAGAGGTGAACGTGCTCTCCGGCGGCTACATGCCGGAGTACGGCCGCTCCACGGGCGGTATCCTCAACGTCGTCACCAAGTCGGGCTCCAACGAGTACCACGGCTCTGTCTGGGCGAACTGGACGCCGGGCTCGCTCGAGGGCGCGCGCAAGTATCCCTTCTTCTCGGGTACCTCGATCCAGACGCGCCGCTCGCTGGGCGACGTCTACGACGTGGGCTTCGACCAGAGCGGTCCGATCATCAAGGACAAGCTTTGGTACTACGTGGGATTCGGTATCTCGCGCGCGGTCTACAACTTGGATCGTAGCTATTTCCAGTACACCCCCGACGCGACGACGGGCACGCCCACCAATCCGGTAGAGATCCCGGGCACGACGCAACGATTCAAGGCGACGTCGACCTCGTACCAGCTTTTTGCCAAGCTCGATTACGCCATCAATCAGAACAACAAATTGGCCCTCAGCTTTGCGGCCACGCCGACGTTCTCGGGCGGCGGAGGGGACTACTCGGTCGATCCGCAGACGGGGCACGTCGAGGGTGCGGTCACCGAATTGAACCTCGCGGGTGAATACGGTGCCCTTGCGCATACCCGCAATTCCGGAGCGTACGACACCATTTTGAAGTGGACGTCGCAGTTCGACAACAAGTCGAAGACTGTGGAGACCACGGTGGGCTGGCACCACGAAAACGGTGGAAGCCTCCCCGGTGACGGATTCGGGGTCGGCAGCGGCTACGGGTACGGCTCGCTCACGGGCATCTCGTACACGCGAAGCCCCTCGCTGCACGGTTTGGAGGACTTCGGAAGCGCGCCGGCCAGCTGCACGCGCGTACCGTTTGGAACGGGAACGCGTCCCACGTGCCCGTTGCAGACGTACCGCGCCGGCGGTCCCGGCTTCATCGACGATCAGGTGCTCGATTCGTATTCGGCCAAGAGCGTGCTCACGATTTTGGCGCAGGCGGCCGGTCACCACGTCATCAAGGCCGGTGCGGAGTTCGAGCTCTCCTCGTCATGGAATAGCCGTGCCCAATCGGGCGGCCGCTTCCTGCAAGAGTCGTCGAGCGGCAATTCGTTCAGCATCACCTCGGGGTACGGTTATCTGCAGGGGCCGGACAATCCGGTGCTCCTCGATCGATTGGTTACCCGCTCGAACTCGGTCAACATCGGCGGGTTCATCCAAGATAGCTGGTCGATCATGGACAAGATCACACTCAACGTGGGTCTTCGTTACGACAACCAGTTCATGTTCGGCACCGACGGGAAGCTGTTCATGTCCTTCCCGAACCAGCTTTCGCCGCGTGTCGGTTTGATCTTCGACCCGACGCAGAACGGCCGCTCGAAGCTCTACGCGAGCTACGCGCGGTTCTACGAAAGCATGCCGCTGAACATCCTGGACCGCGGAACCGGTGAGTCGTCGGTTCTCGGGGCCATCAACGGCAGGGCGGGAGGGTGCAATCCGCGCGATACGTCTCAGGCCAACACCGGAGTGTGCCGCACGCCGATCAACAATGGCGCCACGGGGCAGGGGATTCCCGATCGGCAATACTCCCCGTATGCCGGTGGCAAGACGGTCATCGATCCGGATCTCAGCCCGCAGTCGATGAGCGAGTTCTCGGCCGGTGGCGAGTACGAAGTCATCAAGAACGGTCGCTTCGGGTTCGGGTACGTGCGGCGATGGATGAACAACATCGTCGAGGACATGAGCAACGACGAGGGCGCGACCTTCTTCATCGGCAACCCCGGCAAGGGCATCGCCAGCGGCTTCCCCGAGGCCAAGCGCAACTACGACGCCGGCACGTTCTACTTCATGAAGAACTTCGCCGATCAGTGGCTCGCGCAAGTGAGCTACACGCTCTCGTGGCTGCGCGGAAACATCGCCGGTCTGTACAAGTCGGAGACGGGGCAGCTCGATCCGAACTCCAACTCGACGTTCGACCTCAAGTCGCTGCTCGTCAACCAGAACGGCGACCTGCCGGGTGACCACCGCCACTCGTTCAAGGTCTACGTGGCGAAGGACGTCACCATCACCAAGCAGTCGACGGCGCAACTCGGCGCATCGTTCAACGCACAGTCGGGTGGCCCCACCAACTACTTGGGTGCGCACAACCTCTACGGTGCGGACGAGGTTTACATCCTGCCGCGAGGGAGCGGAGAGCGCCTGCCGTGGAACGCGAACGTCGGCACCCACGTCGGGTACGGATGGAAGTTCGAAAATGGCATGTCGCTCGGCGTGACCATGGACATCTTCAACCTGCTCAACTTCCAAGGCGCCCTGAGCACCGATCAGCGTTACACGCGCAGCCGCGTTTCGCCGATTGAAGGCGGCAGCACCGCGGACCTGAGCAAACTGCAGGCTGCGCCTGGTTTCCCCGCGTACAGCTCGGACCAGAAGAATCCCAACTTCGGGAATCCGAATCTGTATCAGGAGCCCCGCCAATTCCGGTTTGGGATTCGCGGTAGCTTCTAGTTCGATATGCGCCTCACACCGGCGCGTTCTGCGCAAGTGTGAGGCGCGCCCCGAGTTCCTAGGGGACGGGGCAGGAGTGGCCGCAAAAGTCCGGTGCGTCGACCGCATCGGACTTTTGGCATTTCTTTCGTCGTGTTTCCGAGAGCTTCGGGTGTGCGGTGCACCAACCCGACATCTCCCAACGCGCCAAGGGCGGTCAGGTACTGGTGGGGCAGTTGCCCACCTAAGCTCCACGAGTGCGTCAGAACCTTAGCGCTTATCGATGCAAAATTACATCGTAGAGCGATTTTCGTAGGTTATGAGGGGGGTTAGTTACCTAACGCCCCACCTGCGCACCGCATCATGCGTCGAAGCTCCCAGATTTATTCCGCGCCCCGCTAGTTTTTCTTGCCGAACGCACCCGTAACGTGGTGATTGCGGGCTGGACTCATTTCACGAGACGCACCCAACCGGCCCAGAGGCCCGGGCGGGGGCACGGGATCTAAGGGAGCACGATGAGACTGCGAGCTTTTCGACCCAATTTGGCTCTTTCCGTCGCCGCGATGGCCGCGACAATCGTCGTGGTCGCGCCTGCGCAAGCGCAGCAGGGTGCGGCGGTACTTACCGGCAAGGTCGTTGATGCTGCTTCGAAGAAAGGAGTCGTGGATGTCGTCGTCACTGTGACGTCGCCCGCGCTCCAGGGCGAGCAGATCGTCACCACCGACAAGACTGGAACTTACCGGATTCCGTCTCTCGCGCCAGGTGTTTACACCTTACATCTCGATAAAGAAGGCTTCCGCGCCTATCAGCGCGATCAGATCCAGCTTCGTGCAGACGCAACCATTCGTCTCGATGCCGATCTGCTGCCGGAAGGCTTGAAGGCCGAAGAGGTGGTCATCGTCGCTCACGCACCGACGGTCGACGTCGGTTCGACGGCAGGTGGCGCGAACCTCAATAACGACTTCACCTCGCGTATCCCGATTACGAACCCCGGTGCACGCGGCGGTGCGCAGCGCAGCTTCGAGTCCATTGCCGAAGCCGCCCCCGGCGCGAGCGCGGACCTTTACGGTACGTCGATCAACGGAACGACGTCACCGGAGAACTCGTACGTCATCGACGGTCTGCGTTCGAACAGCTCCAAGTACGGAACCAACGGTTCGCCGCTGTCGGTCGAATTCGTGAAAGAGGTCAACGTCCTCACCAGCGGCTACATGCCGGAGTACGGGCGTTCGACGGGCGGTATCCTCAACGTCGTCACCAAGTCGGGTTCGAACGAGTACCACGGCAGCGTGTGGGCGAATTGGACGCCCGGCGCGCTCGAGGGCGGACGCAAGTATCCCTACTTCCAGGGCACGGCCATTCAGACGCGCCGCAAGCTCGGCAACATCTGGGACGTGGGTTTCGATCAGAGCGGTCCGATCATGAAGGACAAGCTTTGGTACTACGTCGGCTTCGGTGTTTCCCGTGGTGAGTACAAGCTCGAGCGCACCATCGAGCAAAGCTTCTACGACGCGGACGGCAACCGCACCGGCACGGCGTACATTCCCGGTACGCTCCAAGAGTTCAAGGCGGTATCGACGTCGTATCAGCTTTTCGGAAAACTCGATTACCGCATCAATCAGGACAACAAACTGGCATTGACGTTTGCCGGGACGCCGACGATGTCCGGCGGCGGCGGCGATTTCGCGGTCAATCCCCAGACGGGCACGGTCGAGAGCAGCATCGCCTCCGAATACAATCTATCCGGTACCTACGGCGCCATGGCGAGCAGCCGTCGCTCGGGTGCGTACGATACGATTCTGAAGTGGACGTCCGAGTTCGACAACAAGTCGAAGAACCTCGAGACGACCATCGGCTGGCACCACGAGCTCGGTGGCACCCTGCCTGCCGACGGATTCAACGTGGGAAGTGGCCTCGGACTCGCCGCGCAGCCGGGCGTCACGTTCCGGCAAAATAGCCCGTTCTTCCACGGGCTCAATCAATTCGAGAACGTGCCCGGGTGCACGGGCGGCGGTTTCGGGGCTAGCTCCACGCGTTCGAATTGCCCGGTGACCCAGTACAACAGCGGCAGCTACGGCTTCATCGACCAGCAGGTGCTCGACAGCTTGGCGGCGAAGAGCATTTTGACCATCCTCGCCAACGGCCTCGGTCACCACGTCATCAAGGGAGGCGTCGAGTTCGAGTGGGCGTCGTCCTGGAGCAGCCGCGGCTACACCGGCTCGCGTACGTTGCGTGAGTCCACCCTTGGAACGAACTTCACGTCGAATCGCGGTTACGCCTACCTGACGCAGCCCGATCAGGCCGTGACCGTCGATAGGCTCGTCACGCGGTCGAACAACATCAATATCGGTGGGTTTATCCAGGATAGCTGGCAGATCATGGATAAGGTCACGTTGAACGCGGGCTTCCGCTTCGACAACCAGTTCCTGTACGGCACCGACGGAAAGCTCTTCATGGCTTTCCCGGGCATGTTCTCGCCGCGCATTGGTGTCATCTTCGATCCGACGCAGAACGGCCGCTCCAAGCTGTTTGCGAGCTACTCGAAGTTCTACCAGAGCGTGCCGCTCAACATCGGCGACCGCGGAACGGGTGAATCGCAGCTGAATTACAACGTGCGAAATAACGCGTGCAATCCGCTCGACGCGCAGCAAGCGAGCGTGGGTGTCGGTTGCCGCAACCCGCGATCGTACAATGCCGTCGGCGGTGCATTCGGCGGCAATGTCCCCGATCGCAGGTACCTCCCGGCCGGTGCCGGCAAGACGCTCATCGATCCCGATCTCAGCCCGCAGTCGATGAGCGAATTCAGCGCCGGCGGTGAGTACGAGGTCATCAAGAACGGCCGCTTCGGTATGTCGTACGTGCGCCGCTGGATGAACAACATCGTCGAGGACATGAGCAACGACGAGGGCGCAACGTACTTCGTCGGAAACCCCGGGAAGGGCATTGCCAAAGGCTTCCCCGAGGCCGAGCGTAACTACGACGCCGGCACCGTCTACTTCATGAAGACGTTTGCCGATCAGTGGCTCGCCCAAGTCAGCTACACGCTCTCCTGGCTGCGCGGCAACATCGCGGGTCTGTACAAGCCCGAGAGCGGCCAGCTCGATCCGAACTCCAACTCGTCGTTCGACTTGCGCTCCCTGCTCGCCAACCAGACGGGTGACCTGCCCGGCGACAGCCGCCACCAGATCAAGGTCTACGGAGCGAAAGACATCAACGTCAACAAGCAGTCGCAGCTCCAGATCGGTGCGTCGTTCTCCGCGAAGTCCGGCGGTCCGACCAACGTTCTTGGCTCGCACCTTCTGTACGGCGCGGACGAAGTCTACATCCTGCCGCGTGGATCCGGCGATCGCCTTCCCTGGAACGCCAACGTGGGTACCCACCTCGGGTACAACTGGCGCTTCGAGAACGGGATGTCGCTCGGGTTCACGATGGACATCTTCAACTTGCTCAACTTCCAGGGTGAGCTGTTCCGGAGCGAGCGTTACACCGCCTCCGAGGTTGCTCCGATTCCGGGCGGTACCAAGGCGGATCTTCCCAGCAAGGTCACGTCGCCGACGGGCACGCCGATCGAAGCCTCGGAAGTGAATCCGAACTTCGGAAACGCGACCCGTTACCAAGAGCCCCGTCAGTTCCGTTTTGGTATTCGAGGCAGCTTTTGACGATAGCGCCGTACGCCACCACGCGGCGCTGTAGTTGACCAGGC encodes:
- a CDS encoding TonB-dependent receptor; translated protein: MRSRSAIRILGAIHARTRIPRWVLSVGAFSAAAAPILYEAPAYAQQGAAVLTGKVVDASTKKGVKDAVVTVTSPALQGEQIVTTDNTGTYRIPSLPPGVYTLNLDKEGFRAYQRADIQLRADATIRLDADLLPEGLKAEEVVIVAHSPTVDIGSTTSGANINSDFTSRIPVTNPGARGGAQRSFESVAEATPGASADLYGTSINGTTSPENSYVIDGLRTNSSKYGVNGSPLSIEFVKEVNVLSGGYMPEYGRSTGGILNVVTKSGSNEYHGSVWANWTPGSLEGARKYPFFSGTSIQTRRSLGDVYDVGFDQSGPIIKDKLWYYVGFGISRAVYNLDRSYFQYTPDATTGTPTNPVEIPGTTQRFKATSTSYQLFAKLDYAINQNNKLALSFAATPTFSGGGGDYSVDPQTGHVEGAVTELNLAGEYGALAHTRNSGAYDTILKWTSQFDNKSKTVETTVGWHHENGGSLPGDGFGVGSGYGYGSLTGISYTRSPSLHGLEDFGSAPASCTRVPFGTGTRPTCPLQTYRAGGPGFIDDQVLDSYSAKSVLTILAQAAGHHVIKAGAEFELSSSWNSRAQSGGRFLQESSSGNSFSITSGYGYLQGPDNPVLLDRLVTRSNSVNIGGFIQDSWSIMDKITLNVGLRYDNQFMFGTDGKLFMSFPNQLSPRVGLIFDPTQNGRSKLYASYARFYESMPLNILDRGTGESSVLGAINGRAGGCNPRDTSQANTGVCRTPINNGATGQGIPDRQYSPYAGGKTVIDPDLSPQSMSEFSAGGEYEVIKNGRFGFGYVRRWMNNIVEDMSNDEGATFFIGNPGKGIASGFPEAKRNYDAGTFYFMKNFADQWLAQVSYTLSWLRGNIAGLYKSETGQLDPNSNSTFDLKSLLVNQNGDLPGDHRHSFKVYVAKDVTITKQSTAQLGASFNAQSGGPTNYLGAHNLYGADEVYILPRGSGERLPWNANVGTHVGYGWKFENGMSLGVTMDIFNLLNFQGALSTDQRYTRSRVSPIEGGSTADLSKLQAAPGFPAYSSDQKNPNFGNPNLYQEPRQFRFGIRGSF
- a CDS encoding TonB-dependent receptor, producing MRLRAFRPNLALSVAAMAATIVVVAPAQAQQGAAVLTGKVVDAASKKGVVDVVVTVTSPALQGEQIVTTDKTGTYRIPSLAPGVYTLHLDKEGFRAYQRDQIQLRADATIRLDADLLPEGLKAEEVVIVAHAPTVDVGSTAGGANLNNDFTSRIPITNPGARGGAQRSFESIAEAAPGASADLYGTSINGTTSPENSYVIDGLRSNSSKYGTNGSPLSVEFVKEVNVLTSGYMPEYGRSTGGILNVVTKSGSNEYHGSVWANWTPGALEGGRKYPYFQGTAIQTRRKLGNIWDVGFDQSGPIMKDKLWYYVGFGVSRGEYKLERTIEQSFYDADGNRTGTAYIPGTLQEFKAVSTSYQLFGKLDYRINQDNKLALTFAGTPTMSGGGGDFAVNPQTGTVESSIASEYNLSGTYGAMASSRRSGAYDTILKWTSEFDNKSKNLETTIGWHHELGGTLPADGFNVGSGLGLAAQPGVTFRQNSPFFHGLNQFENVPGCTGGGFGASSTRSNCPVTQYNSGSYGFIDQQVLDSLAAKSILTILANGLGHHVIKGGVEFEWASSWSSRGYTGSRTLRESTLGTNFTSNRGYAYLTQPDQAVTVDRLVTRSNNINIGGFIQDSWQIMDKVTLNAGFRFDNQFLYGTDGKLFMAFPGMFSPRIGVIFDPTQNGRSKLFASYSKFYQSVPLNIGDRGTGESQLNYNVRNNACNPLDAQQASVGVGCRNPRSYNAVGGAFGGNVPDRRYLPAGAGKTLIDPDLSPQSMSEFSAGGEYEVIKNGRFGMSYVRRWMNNIVEDMSNDEGATYFVGNPGKGIAKGFPEAERNYDAGTVYFMKTFADQWLAQVSYTLSWLRGNIAGLYKPESGQLDPNSNSSFDLRSLLANQTGDLPGDSRHQIKVYGAKDINVNKQSQLQIGASFSAKSGGPTNVLGSHLLYGADEVYILPRGSGDRLPWNANVGTHLGYNWRFENGMSLGFTMDIFNLLNFQGELFRSERYTASEVAPIPGGTKADLPSKVTSPTGTPIEASEVNPNFGNATRYQEPRQFRFGIRGSF